The genome window GCCAGGAACTCCCGTTTCCAACACGATTCATCAATCGGCGGAAATCAGAGGGATCAAAGGTTGATCTGCAGCAATCGGCCTATAATCTGACCAAGTCAGAACTGATTCGAAATGTCCGGACAGCCTATTATCAGGTAGCATACGGACATCAAAAACTGAATCTGCTGAGTGAGCTTCGAACGGTCTTCGAAGATTTTCAACGGGCCGCGGAAGTTCGATTTGAATCGGGTGAAACCGGAAAGCTTGAACAGGTTGCCGCTCGCTCCAGGTATCATCGTTTGGAGGCAGAATGGCAACAGGCACGGGCAGATCTTGAGATCTACTACGATGAACTCCAGCGATGGTCCTATCTCAGTGATTCTACTCGTATTTCTGAACAACCCCTTGAAGCCATGGTTCAGCAAGAAATCATATCGGGGGAAGAAGCAATTCTGTCTCAAAATCCGCTTCTCCAATACCGGGAAAATGCTGTGGATGTTGCTGAAGCAGAGCGATCACTGCAACGGTCTGAATGGCTGCCTGACCTGTCGTTAGAATATCGCTGGCAGCAGATTCGGGGTGCTGACGGATTTTATGGTTTCCACGTGGGAGTAAAAGTTCCGTTATGGTTCCGTGGTCAGCAGCAGCGCTCAAAAGCGGCCTCTTTGGATCTGCGTGCTGCACAGGCTGAATTTGAAGACCAACGGTTTGCACTGCAAAACCAAATAGATCAATTACAAAATGAGCTTTTGAAGCTGCAAACACAGATTGATTTCTATCAAACCGAACAGATGGCACTGGCGGACGAACTTCTCAATACAGGCCGGAAAAGTTATAATGCCGGCAATATCGACTATGTAACCTATGTGAACTATATCGATGAGGCCATCGAGATCAAACATTCCTACCTGGATTTGTTGTATGAGTATCTCCTTCTTCAGGCAGAATGGAAGCAGATCATCGGACAATAAATTTAATCACTCAAACCAATCAACTCATGAAAACTTTATCAAACTCAATACGATGGATGACATTGCTTCTCTTCATTTCTCTGGTGGGATGCAATAATCAACAAACCGGCGAAGCCTCACATGATGATCACGCTGAGGAAGAAGAACACGCTGAAGAAACGATGGAAGTGGAACTGACCTCCCGGCAATTGGACGCGGTGGGCATCGAAACGGGCTCCTTTTCTCGTCTTCCATTGCAAAATTCAGTCAAGGCAAACGGCATCCTTGAACTGCCACCTCAAAACAAGGCGGATGTCAGTTCGCTCGTTCCCGGATCGATCCGTTCTATTGAAGTGATCGAAGGGGACCGGGTTGCCAAGGGCGAAGTCTTAGCTGAACTTGAGGATCTGAGCATCATCGACTTGCAGCAGAATTATGTAGAGGCCAGTGAACGACTTGCCTATTTAGAACAGGATTACGAACGAAAAAAACGATTGATGGATGAAGGTGTTGGATCTCAGCGTGAATTTCAGCAGGCTTCATCGGAGTACAACTCAACCCGGGCCAAGACTTCTGCAGTAAAGGGAAAACTTGAACTTTTAGGGTTGAATCCTGCAGAAGTCCGGGAAGGAATGATCAAAACATCCGTTCCTATCCGTGCTCCATTGGAAGGGTTTGTTCGAAAAGTCGAAGTGAACACAGGCAGTTTTGTCACTCCCGGTCAGCACTTGTTTGAGATCGTGGATAATCATCACATCCATATCGATCTGATGGTATATGAAAAAGACCTGCACAAGGTCCGCGATGATCAAATCGTCAAATTCCGATACACCAACCAGCCGGACGACAAACTGTACGAAGCAAGAATTTTTGCTGTGGGAAAAGCTTTTGAACAGGAACCCAAAGCGGTACAGGTTCACGCCGAACTCACCAACAGACAACCGGATCTGTTACCGGGAATGTACGTGGAAGCCTGGATTGTAACTGACAGCACACAGGTATTGGCACTACCGGAAGGCGCTGTGGTTTCAGATAGTGGTTCATCCTATATCTTTATCCGGGAGCATGAGGAAGAACACGCAACAGTTGAGCAGGTTTCCGATTCCGACGAACATGAACATGGATCACGGTTTAAAGCGATGGAAGTGATTACCGGTGTAACTGACAAGGGATATGTGGAAATAAAGCTACTGCAAGACCTTCCCGAGGATACAGAGGTCGTAACGAATGGCGCTTTTTTCATTCTTTCTGAGATGAAAAAGGGTGAGGGTGGACATCATCATTAAACGAAGGCTTTGCATTACTGCCCGTCTGCACGCTGTGTGTGCGGGCTGACGGGTTGGGGACACCCATCAGCCGGTAAAAACAACCGACAGATGGGTATTTCAAACCCCCGTGATCGGTAGTTAAAAGTTCACCCTATTTTTAGAATGAATGAAATACTCATTTAAAAGACAATGCATTTTTCTTGCCAGTTCAGAATTCTACATCCATTATTAGCATTGCAGTAATTCCGCATTGCTTGCAAGCAGGAAAAAATACAATGTCTGAAGAGGGCAGTTTTGGAGTCATCGGATGAGTGGAATTGCCAAAAAATGGGATATGGCTCGAATACTCATCCGATGATTGCTATGTTAAATAGCTTTTATCACCTTCTCCAATTTCGATTTTACCTCGCCTGCAATTTTCCCAAGGCTGTCATTTTCAACCGCCTGCATGGAGTCTAACGGATTGACCGCAGAAACTTCAACGGTTCCGTCTTCATGCTCTTCCACAATTACATTGCAGGGAAGCATCGTACCGATTTTATCTTCAGCCTGGAGGGCTTTGTGAGCAAAACCGGGATTGCAGGCTCCAAGAATTTTATACTTTTTAAAATCCACATCCAGTTTCTTTTTCAGTGTTTCTTTTACATCGATTTCGGTGAGTACACCAAACCCCTCTTTCTTAAGTTCATCGGTGGTTTTTGCAATTGCATCTTCAAAAGATCCGTCAAATTTGGTTGATACGTAGTAACTCATGATTGTCCTGTTATTATTAAGATTTGTGTATTTATAATGTAACAAGATTTACGATGACAAGATGCCACAAGCGGATTCGATTTTATTGATCGGCTGGATTTATTACTATGATCAGATCTGGTATTGTAGAGGCAAGCATTATATTAACGTAAACTCAGGATAAGAATATCAAGAATTGGCATAGAAAAGTCCCCTCCTTTTCCAA of Balneolaceae bacterium contains these proteins:
- a CDS encoding efflux RND transporter periplasmic adaptor subunit; the encoded protein is MKTLSNSIRWMTLLLFISLVGCNNQQTGEASHDDHAEEEEHAEETMEVELTSRQLDAVGIETGSFSRLPLQNSVKANGILELPPQNKADVSSLVPGSIRSIEVIEGDRVAKGEVLAELEDLSIIDLQQNYVEASERLAYLEQDYERKKRLMDEGVGSQREFQQASSEYNSTRAKTSAVKGKLELLGLNPAEVREGMIKTSVPIRAPLEGFVRKVEVNTGSFVTPGQHLFEIVDNHHIHIDLMVYEKDLHKVRDDQIVKFRYTNQPDDKLYEARIFAVGKAFEQEPKAVQVHAELTNRQPDLLPGMYVEAWIVTDSTQVLALPEGAVVSDSGSSYIFIREHEEEHATVEQVSDSDEHEHGSRFKAMEVITGVTDKGYVEIKLLQDLPEDTEVVTNGAFFILSEMKKGEGGHHH
- a CDS encoding DUF302 domain-containing protein, whose protein sequence is MSYYVSTKFDGSFEDAIAKTTDELKKEGFGVLTEIDVKETLKKKLDVDFKKYKILGACNPGFAHKALQAEDKIGTMLPCNVIVEEHEDGTVEVSAVNPLDSMQAVENDSLGKIAGEVKSKLEKVIKAI